Within the Saccharopolyspora gloriosae genome, the region GGTCGTCTCACCGCCCGCGGCGAGCAGCAGGCTGCAGAACGCCTTGATGTCCTCATCGCTCATCTTGGTGCCATCGATCTCCGCCGTGCACAGCGTGGAGAGCAGATCGTCGCCCAAGTTCTCCCGGCGGTCCTGGATCACCGGAATCATGTACTCGGCGAACTCGGCGCGGGTCCGCATCCCCGCCTCGATGACGTCCGGGTCCTGGCTCAAATTGCCGAGGAAGGCGATGATCGCCGTGTACCAGCCCTGGAACCGGTCGCGATCCTCCTCGCGCAGGCCGAGCATGTCGGCGATCACGTTGATCGGGAACTTGGTCGCGTAATCGGCGACGAGATCGACGCGCCCGGTGCCCCGGAACCGGTCGATCAGCGCGCTGGAATTGCGCTTGATCACCGGCAGGAACTTCTCGTGCAGCTCGCTGCCGCGGAACGCGGGAGCGACCAACGCGCGCCGCACCGCGTGCTCCCGGCCGTCCAACTGCAGGATGGTGCGGCCGTGCACCGGTTCGAGCTGCCAATCGTAATTCTGAGTGGTGAAAACCGGTTCGCGGAACGCGCGCTTCACGTCCGCGTAGCGGGACACGATGTAGCTCTGGGTCGCCTCGTGCCAAAGCAGCGGGAAATCATCTCGCAGCACTTGATAAAACGGGTTCGGATCGATGGCGAATTCCGGAGACAAGATGTCTGGAGCTTCTTTGGCCGCGGTCATGCTGCTCCCTCTTTGGTACGTTGCAACCCGATCAGGCTAGGCAGCACGTCCGAACCAGGTCCAGTAGATGATCTTGACTTGACCCGGAGGGCGCAACGCACTGGGCCAAAGGTGCGCATCCACGCCGCTACCTGCTGCGTTCGGTTGCCACCACCTGGCGCCGCCGTTGCATCGCTGGTGCATCTGGTGCAACTCCGATCTCGCGCCCGGGAGCGCCGCTACTCCCCGACGCACTCCGCTCACGCGGTCGGCGAGCTCATCCCGCTGTGACTTGCGTCGTCGGACGCTCCGAGGTGACGTCGACCCGTGCGACCCTGGCGATTGCAAGACGTCGCATAACGCCCAGGGACCTGCAACGCAGGCCTTGAGGAAAGGGACGGTCAACGATGACTGCTGCACACGCTTCGCAGCCTGCCCACGGCGAGACCGCCGCCCCGTACGGGACCACACCCGCCCGGCGCCGCGTCCGCATCCACCACCTGCAACAGCTCAAGGAGCGCGGCGAGAACTGGCCGATGCTCACCTCTTACGACATGTACACCGCGCGGATCTTCGACCAGGCCGGGATTCCCGTGCTGCTGGTCGGTGACTCGGCGGCCAACAACGTCTACGGCTACGAGTCCTCGCTACCGGTGACCGTGGACGAACTGCTGCCGCTGGTCCGCGCCGTCACCGGCGCCGCCGAGCACTCCCTGGTCGTCGCCGACCTGCCGTTCGGCTCCTACCAGGGCTCCCCGGAGCAGGCGCTGGCCACCGCGACCCGGTTCATGAAGGAAGGCCGCGCGCACGCCGTCAAACTCGAAGGCGGCCGGCGCTACGCCGCGCAGGTCGAAGCGCTCGTGTCCGCCGGGATTCCTGTGATGGGGCACCTCGGGTTCACGCCGCAGAGCGAGCACGGGCTCGGCGGCTACCGGGTGCAAGGTCGCGGCGACCAAGCTGCGGAACTGCTCGCCGACGCGCAGGCGCTGCAAGAAGCGGGTGCGTTCGCGGTCGTGCTGGAAATGGTTCCCGCCGAAGCCGCCAAGCACGTCACCGCCGAACTCCGGATCCCCACCGTCGGCATCGGGGCCGGGCCGGACACCGACGCGCAAGTGCTCGTGTGGACGGACATGGCGGGCATGAACACCGGACGCACCGCCCGTTTCGTGAAGCGCTACGCCGACGTCGGCGGCATCCTCGCCGACGCCGCCGACCGCTTCGCCCAGGAGGTCCGCGGCGGCGACTTCCCCGCCGCCGAACACTCCTTCAACTGACGGACCGGAGTGAACGGACCGTTCGCCCAATCCCGTTGGACCAACGGTCCGTTCACCCCCTCCCGCATCAGCACAACCACCCCAGCTCGCCGACTCCGGACCGGAGTGAACGGACCGTTCGCCCAATCCCGTTGGACCAACGGTCCGTTCACCCGCTCCCGCAGGGCTCAACCGGCGCGGTGGGCGAGGACGTCCGCGTGGCAAGGCTTCGGGGCGCACCAGCAGCCCAAGGCGCGGCCGCCGAGTTCGCCCTCCCGCAGCCTGCGGACGAGATCCGGCTGCTCGTCGAGCCACTGGTCGTAGTGGCGGACCATCGCCTCCCGATCCGACTTCGCCTCCTTCACGAACGGACTCGCGAAATCGGAGGCCGCCCAGGAGTGCCGAGGACCGGAGTGGCCGACGTAAGTCAGCAGCTCCTGCCGCTCCAGCCACGGCACCAAGTGCCGGTGCGGACCTTGCTTGCGCACGTTGACCACGATGGCGTGACCGTCGAGCAGCTGGCTGGCGCGTTCCCGCTCGTCATCCGTCCAGCCCGCCGCCTCCGACGGCAACTGGGTCTGCTGCTGCGACATGCGGCTCCCTCCTCGCGGCTGCTTCAGCGAGAGTTCCCCGCCGCGGCGGAGGCTCACACGTCGGTGACTCGCACGCCCGCGTGCGCCTTGTAGCGGCGGTTGATCGCGATGAGGTTCGCCGTGAGCGCCTCCACCTGGTGGGCGTTGCGCAACCGGCCGCCGAAGATGCCGCGCACACCGGGGATCACGTCGGCGAGTTCGCGCACCACGTCGGTGGCCTCCCGGTCGTCGCCGAGCACCAGCACGTCCAGGTCGACGTGCTCGACGGACAGGTCCGCCAAGGTCACGGCCGAGACGTGGTGGAACGCCGCGGTGACCCGCGACTCCGGCAGCAGCGCGGCCGCCTGCAGCGCGGCGCTGCCCTCCGGCACGTCCAGCGCGAACGGGCCTTGCTTGTCGAACCCGAGCGGGTTCACGCAGTCGATGACGATCTTGCCCGCCAGCTGGGTGCGCAGCGTCGCCAAGGTGTCCGCGTGCGCATCCCACGGCAAGGCGACCAGCACGATGTCGGCCACCGCCGCGCAGGCCGCGTTGTCCTCCCCGGTGACCTGGCCGTCCGCCGTCTCGGCGATCTCGCGCGCCGCGTCCTGAGCGCGCTCGGCCTTGCGCGAGCCGATCACGACGTGCAGGCCCGCCGCGGCCCACCGGATCGCCAGGCCCTTGCCTTGCGCGCCGGTGCCTCCGAGCACACCGACGGTCATCTCGCGCACCTCAGCCACGACGGGCCTCCTCGTTGTCACGTTGCGACGCTGCCCTTCCACAATCCGCATCGACCGGATCCCGCGCTAGACGGGTCCGTTGTGGTTCGCCCCACTGAACGGCCCACCCTCTCGAACCCGACATCACCCGTTCGCACGACCCCACCGAAACCAGCGATCACCAGGTGAACGGCCCCTTCGCCCAACCCCGCTGGTCAAAGGAGACATTCACTCCAGCGGTCGCGCCGGGTGAATGGCCCGTCGGACCGGTCGCGTCGACGGAAGGAGGCGTTCGCTCCGGGCCGGTCAGGCGGTGGTGAAGGTGACTTCGCGGCGGTGCGGGTCGGCTTGAGTGAGGCGGACCCGGATTCGCTGGCCCTCGGTGAGGTCGTCACCCGCGCAACGGGCGATCACCGGCGGATCCGGGATGAACACCTCACCGTCGGCGGCGCCCGTCCGCAGCACCGTCGCCGGGAACACCGAGCCCACCCGGCCCGCCAGCGACCACGCCTGGGCCTGCGCGAGGCACGCCCGCTCCACCTGCGTCGCCACCCGGTCCGAGGAGCCCATCGCCGAGGGCAGCACCGGCAGCGCCTCCCGGACCCAGCCCGGCACCTCACGGCCCTCGCTCACCGCCAAGCACACCTCCGCGCCGTAGCGGTCCACGAGCCGCCGCAACGGAGCCGTCACGTGCGCGTACGGAGCCCCGATCCCGGCGTGGCGCGGTTTCGACGGAACACTCGAGTCGAACGACGTGTACCCGGCGCCGCGCAGCAGCCGCGTCGCCGCTACGTGCACCGCCAGCGCCTCCGGCCGCACCGGATCGATGCCCGCCAACGCCTCCGCCGGCGGCAGATCCTCCGGCCACTCCACGCCCAGCCGAGCCGCGGACCTCCGCAGCGCCGCCACCGTCGGCGGCTCCGGATCCGGCACGGTGCGCAGAATCCCGATGCCGGCGTCCAACATCATCTCGGCGGCGCACATGCCGGTGAGCAGGGAGATCTCCGCGTTCCACTCCTCCACGACCAGCCTCGGCCGCAGCGCGACCCGCCAGCCGCCGGACTCGTCGGCCGCCACCTGCTGCTCCGGCAAGCCCAGTTCGATCGCGCCGCGCCGCAACGCCTGCGCCCGGCGCAGCCGCCCGATCACCGGCAGCAGCTCGATCGACGAGTGCGCGACGCCGGCCCGCAGCGAACGCTGCACGCCCTCGTAGTCGAGTTGCGCGACCGACCGCACCAGCGCACGCCGCACCTGCGCACGCACCGCAAGACCGTCCGAGTCCAAGTCGATCGTCCACAGCACCGCGGGCCGCACCTGATCGGGCAGCAGGCTCGCCGCGCCCTCCGATAACAGCGTCGGATGCAGCGGCACGTTCCCGTCCGGCAAGTACAACGTCTGACCGCGACGCCGCACCTCCGCGTCCAACGCGCCCCCGGGGCGCACGTACGCGGGCACGTCGGCGATCGCGTACTCGATGCGGAAACCGGAGCCACGACGGCTCAGCAGCACCGCTTGGTCGAGGTCCTTCGCGCCCACCGGGTCCACCGTGACCAATGGCAACTCAGTCGCGTCCACCCTGTCCGCCTCGAACACCGGCTGCGCGACGGTCTGCTCCACCTCCGTCAGAGCGGCGGTGGGAAACTCCGCGGGCAGGCCGAAATCCTTGCGCACAGCGGTGAAATCGCACATCCCGTCCGCCGGGCGGCGGGGGTGCGGCGGATGCCCGGAACCCAGCGGAGACGCTGCGACGGCATCGGTGCCACCTCGTGGTACCTGTGCCGTCGCCATCGGAGCTCAGTCCTCCTCGGCCCAGCGCCGGTCGGCCTCATCGGCCGCGTCGGTGCGCTCCTTGGCTATCTCCAGAGCGTGCTCCGCGGAGGCGCGATCCGGGTAAGGCCCCAGCCGGTCGGCGGCGCGGCATCCCGCGGCGGGCTCGACCTGCTGGTGCTTCAAGCAGAAGAACCAACCATCGCGGGCCATACCCCGAGCCTCGCACGTTGTACGGGGTCGTGTCACGTCCCGTTCTCGTCTGTCCGGGGTGGTCGGGTGGCGGAACCTCAGCTGTCTTCTCGCTGCGGGATCTTTTTCCCGAGTGGCTCCGCCACGAGGGAAAAAGCTGTCCTCGCGAGAAGACAGCTGAGAACCCGCCGGTGGTCGGCTTCTTGACGTGGGCTATGTGCTTCGCACATACAGGCACGGCTTCGCCGCGGGGATTCGGCTTCGCCGCGAGGCAGGCGGGGCTTCGCCCGCCCTTTGCGGGCTTCGCCGCCAAAAGCGCGGCTTCGCCGCAAGGCACGGCTTCGCCGCAAAGCACGGCCTTCGGCCGCGAGGCAGGCGGGGCTTCGCCCGCCCTTTGCGGGCTTCGCCGCCAAAAGCGCGGCTTCGCCGCAAGGCACGGCTTCGCCGCAAAGCACGGCCTTCGGCCGCGAGGCAGGCGGGGCTTCGCCCGCCCTTTGCGGGCTTCGCCGCCAAAAGCGCGGCTTCGCCGGAAAGAACGGCTTCGACGTTCGTGGGCGTAGAGCAGGACCGGCTTCCACGATTCGGGGGGTCAGGCGGGCCGCGCCCCGTACCGCTCAGGGCTCACCAGGCGGGGGGCGGTGGGGCTCCTGGTGCGGGTGGGCGGCCGTCGGGCTGCCTGCGGGGGATGGGGTCCAGGCAGGAGACCAGGACCTGCTGGCTCTCCGGGTTGTCGATGCGGCGGCCGTCGCGCATCCGGTACTCCAGCTCGCCGCTGTCGCCGACCTCCACGGTGCAGCCCACCTCGGCGAGCTGTTCGTCGTCGAGGTCCACCAGCCGCTCGTAGCGGGACGGCACCACCCGGTACACCGGCCACTGCATGTGCCCGAAAGCCTGGTGGAACTCGGCGAGCAGATGGCGCATGTGCTGCTGCCACGGCAACGGCATCGACTCCGCCAGCGAACGAGGCAGCACCGCGTACCCGGTGTCGACCCCGTGCCCGGCGCGGGACAGATAGTCACCCAGCGGCGTGCTCGACGCCGGAGGTGCGGAACGCCTCGGAATGGGGTCTGGGGTGAACATGCTTCCTCCCGGTGTAGGACGCCGCGGGATTCGCACCGCATCGGCGGTGCTCATCCCGCGCACGCGGCGCAGCGGACCGCGGACCCGCTTCGCCGCCAGGTCGGGCCATCGGACGGCCCCGCCCAAGATTGCCACAGCGAACCGCCTCGATCAGCGGTCCGAACCATTCGCGGTGGCCGTGTCGCACCGCGTTCCCACCACGCCGGAGAGTGCTGATCCGGTTGCCCGGTACCCGCTACACCGGCTGCCGCACCGGCTGGCCCGCCGGTTGCGATCCCGCCGGACCCGGCGCGGGCCGGTCTCCCACGGGCTGCCCGGTGCTCGGCAGGATCGTGGGCTGCTGCGGAGCGACCTGCGGCGGCGCGGCGGCGTCACCACCGGGCCGGACCACCGTCGGCAGCAGCTCACCGCCGTCCCACATCTCGGTGCGCTCCACCGACTCGCCGGGCTGCGGCGCGTGCAGGATCTGGTTGTCGCCCAAGTACAGGGCCACGTGGTGAATGGCGCCCGGGTCCCGGCCCGCGCCCCAGAACACGAGATCACCGGGCTGCGCCTGGGTGAGCGGCAGGTGCGCCCCGCCGTCGCTGTACTGGGACCGCGAGTACTTCGGAATGTTCACGCCCGACTCCTTCCAGGCCATCTGGGTGAGCCCGGAGCAGTCGAACGAACTCGGTCCCGCCGCGCCCCACACGTAGGGCTTGCCGATCTGCTGGTCGGCGAACGCGATCGCCTTGGTCGCGAGCACCCCGGCCGAGGGCAGGTCCTCGCAGCCGCTGAACCCGGAAACCTGGCCTTCGACGCTGACCAGGTGCGCCGCCATCGGCTCCCACTTGTGGTAGCGCAACGGGTAGGCGGAACGCTCCACGCGCTGCGCGGCGGTGCCCGGCTGCAGCCCTTCCCAGTCGGGGATTTCCAGCAGCACGTCGTAGAACTTGTTGATCTGGTAGTCGACGTCGGTGACCTGCGCGACGCTGCCCCAGCCCATCGAGGGCCGCATCTGGAAGATGCCCAGCGAGTCGCGGTCGCCGTGAGTCAGGTTCGCGAGGTTCGACTCGGTCTTGCCGGCCTGGATCGCGACCTGCCACGCGCGCGGCGGCAGGTTGCGCTCCTTGCCGATCTTGATGATCTCCTTGGCGATGGTCACGGACTCCTCGTCGAGGCTGCTCGCATCGCTTTCGCCGCGGCCCTTCCCGTCGCCCGACGGGCCGAGTCCGGCGCTGCAATCCGACCAGCTCTGCGTCCCCTGCACGCCGGAGAGCACGAGCACGAACGCGCCCAGCCCGACCAGTCCGGCGAAGCCGGCCAACACCACGACCGCCACCAAGAGTTTTCGCATGTCAGCTCACCTTGTTGTAGCCGGAGACGCGCCATCCCTGCGGGGTGTTCATCAGATCTACTTCGATGTCGCCGGCATCGGTCGATAACCGGGCGCTCATCGAGTTGGCGGTGGAACGCAACGGCTTCGGCGGTCCGATGATCGCCGTCGACGGCACGTTCGCGGGGTCCACCGAGGTCATCTCGGTGATGAACTCTTCGGTGGTGTACGGGCGCAGGCCTTCGACCCACTGCGCCGCGGCGGTGCCCGGCGGGTGCGTCGCCCACTTCTTGCCCCAGGCCTCCACGACCTGGAGCCCGGCCGGGTCCGCGGGCGCGGGCGGCGGCGGGGTGGCGGGCACCGAGAACGTCGGGGGCGCGGGCGTGCGGCTCGGCGGCGCCGGGGCCGCCTGGTACTGCTCCGTGCCCTGCGGCTGGTCCCGGTAGTTGCGCGCCGGTGGCGGCTCGGGAAGCAGGAACCCGATGGCCGTGGCGACGACCGCGAGCACGATCACCGCGGTCACCAGGTGTTTCGGCGAGCGCAGCGGCCAGCCCCACAGCCTCCGGTAGACCGCCGCGCGTCCCCGATGCGTCCGGATCGGCATCGCTTCCCCTTCACCCCGCCGACCGGGTTCGCACCCGCCCGGCCGGCTCTGTCCGTTGAGGAGTCATCGCAGAATGATCTTTGGTCTCGTCGGCGGCGGAGCCGCTGAGCAGTGACCGGCTTGAGCGAGCAGACCACCGGCGAGTTCTCGGCGACTTCCGCGCGAGAACGGCGATTTCGCCGCCTACGGCATACGTGAGAAATGGATCCCGCAGCGAGGAAGCCGCGGAGGCTCCACCGAACGACCCCGTGCGCAGGCCATTCCGCCGGCAACCATCAGTCCACAGTGGTCGGTCAGTCTTCATCCGCCACCTCCAGACCGCGGGACGGCCGGTACACGACGTACACGGGTTTGCCCGCGACCACTTCCATGTCGGCCCGGCGCGGCGCGGCCGGTTCGGTCGGAGCGGGCATCGGCGCATGGTCCGACCGGGACGGAACCAGCACCGGTTCCTCCTCCCGCCGATCCCATCCGACGTCCGTGACCGGAGCGGTGTCGACCGTCCGGCTGGGCCTGCCCTCCGGCAGAGCCGCGGCGGGACCGCCCGGTCGCCGCTCCCCTGCCGGGCCGGACGCGGGCAGCGCGGGCGAACCCATGCCGCCGCCGGTGGGCGCTCCGCTGCCGGGCAACGCCGCCCACGGCCCGCCTTGCCGGTCGAGGCGCTGCGCCGTCGCCGACATCGCCTGGTGATCGGCCTCCGGTCGCGTCTGCCACCTGCCGCGCTGTCCGGCGGGGTCCGGTGGCGGCGCGTCCGGATCGGACTCGCGAACCTGGTTCCAGAAGTCCCCGCTGGGATCTTCGGTCGGCTGCCGCCCGCGGAATCGGCCGAACACGCCGCGCGAAGCCTGCGCCACGCCACCGGAACCGCCGACCGAGAGCTGCACCATCTGGCCCATCCGCTGCATCGGCTTGCCGACCATGATGAACACGATCGTCACCAGTCCCGCCAACAGGATCTGGATGAGCACGTCGAACGGCGTCGGCCCGTTGAAGATCCACATCAGCACCCAGGTGTGCAGCCCGGCCATCGCGGCGATCACCAGCACGTTGAGCATCGCCGCACCGGCGATCCGCCCGACCGCGCGCAGGACCTGGTGGTTCAGCAACGCCACCAGCCCGATCAGCGGCCCGGCCAAGATCAGCACCCGCAGCAGCACCTGCGCCAGCAGGATCGCGGCCTTCGCCATCAGCTGGAACGAGGCGAACGCGAGGCCCTGCACCACCGACAACATCGCGGCGCCGACCCGGCTGCCGTCCTTGCCCTGGAAGTAGCCGTAGGCACTGGTGTTCTGCAATTGGCCGGCGACGTCGGTGAACGCATCGGTCTTCGGAGTCGCCGGTCCCTTGTCGGCGTTCGCCGCTACCTCCTGCTTCGTCCACGCCTGCGCGCGCAGCAGCTGCGGGCCGAACCGCTCGGCCTCCGGCGCATCAGGCGCACCGAACTCACCGCGCAGCCAGTTGTTGTAAACGACCTGCTTGTGCAGTTCCGTCGGCAACGAGTTGGTGGCGTCTCCGACGCCGACCTGTTGCAGGAAACCGGACTGCACCACCGAAGTC harbors:
- a CDS encoding cytochrome P450, with the translated sequence MTAAKEAPDILSPEFAIDPNPFYQVLRDDFPLLWHEATQSYIVSRYADVKRAFREPVFTTQNYDWQLEPVHGRTILQLDGREHAVRRALVAPAFRGSELHEKFLPVIKRNSSALIDRFRGTGRVDLVADYATKFPINVIADMLGLREEDRDRFQGWYTAIIAFLGNLSQDPDVIEAGMRTRAEFAEYMIPVIQDRRENLGDDLLSTLCTAEIDGTKMSDEDIKAFCSLLLAAGGETTDKAIAALFLNLLQNPDQLEAVRADRDLIPQAFAEALRFSPPVHMIMRQPAEDVELSGGVVPKGSTVTCLIGAANRDEGHYANPDRFDVFREDLPARTAFTAAADHLSFALGRHFCVGALLAKSEIEVGINDLLDAMPDAKLAPGFDPVEQGVFTRGPESVPVHFTPN
- the panB gene encoding 3-methyl-2-oxobutanoate hydroxymethyltransferase translates to MTAAHASQPAHGETAAPYGTTPARRRVRIHHLQQLKERGENWPMLTSYDMYTARIFDQAGIPVLLVGDSAANNVYGYESSLPVTVDELLPLVRAVTGAAEHSLVVADLPFGSYQGSPEQALATATRFMKEGRAHAVKLEGGRRYAAQVEALVSAGIPVMGHLGFTPQSEHGLGGYRVQGRGDQAAELLADAQALQEAGAFAVVLEMVPAEAAKHVTAELRIPTVGIGAGPDTDAQVLVWTDMAGMNTGRTARFVKRYADVGGILADAADRFAQEVRGGDFPAAEHSFN
- a CDS encoding DUF4326 domain-containing protein, which codes for MSQQQTQLPSEAAGWTDDERERASQLLDGHAIVVNVRKQGPHRHLVPWLERQELLTYVGHSGPRHSWAASDFASPFVKEAKSDREAMVRHYDQWLDEQPDLVRRLREGELGGRALGCWCAPKPCHADVLAHRAG
- the npdG gene encoding NADPH-dependent F420 reductase; the protein is MAEVREMTVGVLGGTGAQGKGLAIRWAAAGLHVVIGSRKAERAQDAAREIAETADGQVTGEDNAACAAVADIVLVALPWDAHADTLATLRTQLAGKIVIDCVNPLGFDKQGPFALDVPEGSAALQAAALLPESRVTAAFHHVSAVTLADLSVEHVDLDVLVLGDDREATDVVRELADVIPGVRGIFGGRLRNAHQVEALTANLIAINRRYKAHAGVRVTDV
- a CDS encoding RNB domain-containing ribonuclease, with the protein product MATAQVPRGGTDAVAASPLGSGHPPHPRRPADGMCDFTAVRKDFGLPAEFPTAALTEVEQTVAQPVFEADRVDATELPLVTVDPVGAKDLDQAVLLSRRGSGFRIEYAIADVPAYVRPGGALDAEVRRRGQTLYLPDGNVPLHPTLLSEGAASLLPDQVRPAVLWTIDLDSDGLAVRAQVRRALVRSVAQLDYEGVQRSLRAGVAHSSIELLPVIGRLRRAQALRRGAIELGLPEQQVAADESGGWRVALRPRLVVEEWNAEISLLTGMCAAEMMLDAGIGILRTVPDPEPPTVAALRRSAARLGVEWPEDLPPAEALAGIDPVRPEALAVHVAATRLLRGAGYTSFDSSVPSKPRHAGIGAPYAHVTAPLRRLVDRYGAEVCLAVSEGREVPGWVREALPVLPSAMGSSDRVATQVERACLAQAQAWSLAGRVGSVFPATVLRTGAADGEVFIPDPPVIARCAGDDLTEGQRIRVRLTQADPHRREVTFTTA
- a CDS encoding C40 family peptidase, which codes for MRKLLVAVVVLAGFAGLVGLGAFVLVLSGVQGTQSWSDCSAGLGPSGDGKGRGESDASSLDEESVTIAKEIIKIGKERNLPPRAWQVAIQAGKTESNLANLTHGDRDSLGIFQMRPSMGWGSVAQVTDVDYQINKFYDVLLEIPDWEGLQPGTAAQRVERSAYPLRYHKWEPMAAHLVSVEGQVSGFSGCEDLPSAGVLATKAIAFADQQIGKPYVWGAAGPSSFDCSGLTQMAWKESGVNIPKYSRSQYSDGGAHLPLTQAQPGDLVFWGAGRDPGAIHHVALYLGDNQILHAPQPGESVERTEMWDGGELLPTVVRPGGDAAAPPQVAPQQPTILPSTGQPVGDRPAPGPAGSQPAGQPVRQPV